The Arachis hypogaea cultivar Tifrunner chromosome 19, arahy.Tifrunner.gnm2.J5K5, whole genome shotgun sequence genome has a window encoding:
- the LOC112780088 gene encoding aquaporin PIP2-2 encodes MTKDLEVTERGSFSGKDYHDPPPAPLIDAEELTKWSFYRALIAEFIATLLFLYITVLTVIGYKSQSDPKAGGDMCGGVGILGIAWAFGGMIFILVYCTAGISGGHINPAVTFGLFLARKVSLIRAILYMVAQCLGAICGVGLVKAFQTSLYVRYGGGANSLADGYSKGTGLGAEIIGTFVLVYTVFSATDPKRNARDSHVPVLAPLPIGFAVFMVHLATIPVTGTGINPARSLGAAVIYNKSQPWDDHWIFWVGPFIGAAIAAFYHQFILRAGAAKALGSFRSNPNV; translated from the exons ATGACGAAGGACCTTGAAGTTACCGAGAGAGGCTCTTTCTCCGGCAAGGACTACCATGACCCGCCACCCGCACCCCTCATCGACGCCGAGGAGCTCACCAAGTGGTCTTTCTATAGAGCTCTCATTGCTGAGTTCATTGCCACCCTCCTCTTCCTCTACATCACCGTCCTCACCGTCATTGGCTACAAGAGCCAGAGCGACCCCAAAGCCGGCGGTGATATGTGCGGCGGCGTTGGCATTCTTGGCATTGCTTGGGCCTTTGGCGGCATGATTTTCATCCTTGTTTACTGCACCGCCGGCATCTCAG GAGGACACATCAACCCGGCAGTGACGTTCGGGTTGTTCTTGGCGCGCAAGGTGTCGTTGATAAGAGCAATATTGTATATGGTGGCTCAGTGCTTGGGTGCTATCTGCGGTGTTGGCTTGGTCAAGGCCTTCCAGACATCCCTCTACGTCAGGTACGGCGGCGGCGCCAACTCCCTCGCCGACGGTTACAGCAAGGGCACCGGTTTGGGTGCTGAGATcattggtacctttgttttggtCTACACCGTGTTCTCCGCCACCGATCCCAAGAGAAATGCCAGAGACTCTCATGTCCCT GTTTTGGCACCACTTCCCATTGGATTTGCTGTGTTCATGGTTCACTTGGCTACCATCCCGGTCACCGGCACCGGCATCAACCCTGCTAGGAGTCTTGGTGCTGCTGTTATCTACAACAAATCCCAGCCATGGGATGACCAT TGGATCTTCTGGGTTGGACCATTCATTGGAGCAGCCATTGCAGCCTTCTACCACCAATTCATCTTGAGGGCAGGGGCAGCGAAGGCTCTTGGATCATTCAGGAGCAACCCCAATGTCTAA
- the LOC112779542 gene encoding cellulose synthase-like protein D5, with product MHSVFNLICAIMAEGGSPIPFTPSVVSDQSTMYEDKTEWGKRVGWIYGSVTEDVVTGYRMHNRGWRSVYCVTKRDAFRGTAPINLTDRLHQVLRWATGSVEIFFSKNNAMLASPRMKFLQRVAYFNVGMYPFTSMFLIVYCFLPAISLFTGKFIVQSLSATFLVFLLGITITLCLLALLEIKWSGITLHDWWRNEQFWLIGGTSAHPAAVLQGLLKVIAGVDISFTLTSKSATPEDGDDEFA from the coding sequence atgcatagtgtcttcaactTGATTTGTGCAATAATGGCAGAGGGGGGAAGTCCCATACCATTTACTCCTTCTGTAGTTAGTGATCAATCTACCATGTATGAGGACAAAACTGAATGGGGGAAGCGAGTTGGGTGGATATATGGTTCTGTTACAGAAGATGTAGTAACTGGTTACAGAATGCACAATAGAGGGTGGAGATCAGTGTATTGTGTCACCAAGAGGGATGCTTTTCGAGGAACAGCTCCGATCAACTTGACAGATAGGCTCCACCAAGTTCTCCGCTGGGCGACCGGATCGGTGGAGATCTTCTTCTCAAAGAACAATGCAATGCTGGCAAGTCCTAGAATGAAGTTCTTGCAAAGAGTGGCATACTTCAATGTTGGAATGTACCCTTTCACCTCAATGTTTCTGATTGTGTATTGCTTCCTGCCTGCAATTTCTCTCTTCACTGGAAAGTTCATAGTGCAATCCTTAAGTGCAACATTCTTAGTCTTCTTGCTTGGCATCACAATCACACTCTGCTTGCTTGCACTCCTTGAGATCAAGTGGTCAGGGATCACTCTTCACGACTGGTGGCGAAATGAGCAGTTCTGGTTGATCGGTGGAACCAGCGCCCACCCTGCCGCCGTGCTCCAAGGCTTGTTGAAAGTCATAGCCGGAGTGGACATATCATTCACCCTCACTTCAAAATCAGCCACCCCGGAAGACGGAGACGACGAATTCGCATAA
- the LOC112775762 gene encoding caffeoylshikimate esterase produces the protein MVHPVAEANERSPFGDLTAEEFYARHSVSHGSEFITNPRGLKLFTQWWLPLPPATVTGTLALVHGFTGESSWFLQLTAIYFAKAGFATCAIDHQGHGFSDGLIAHIPDINPVVDDCIAFFDEFRSRFDPSLPSFLYSESLGGAIALLITLRLRDSPENVSSGKPWNGLILNGAMCGISEKFKPPWPLEHFLSIAAAIIPTWRVVPTRGSIPDVSFKVEWKRKLALASPRRKVARPRASTAQELLRICRELQGRFEEVEVPFLVVHGGDDVVCDPACVEELYARAASKDKTLKVYPGMWHQLVGEPEESVELVFGDMLEWLRARSIRSAVDGGA, from the coding sequence ATGGTGCACCCAGTAGCGGAAGCTAACGAGCGCAGCCCCTTTGGTGACTTAACAGCGGAAGAGTTCTACGCCCGCCACTCAGTGAGTCACGGCTCCGAGTTCATCACAAACCCTAGGGGCCTCAAGCTCTTCACTCAGTGGTGGCTCCCGCTACCCCCGGCAACCGTCACCGGAACCCTCGCCCTCGTTCACGGATTTACCGGCGAATCCAGCTGGTTCCTCCAGCTCACCGCCATCTACTTCGCCAAGGCCGGATTCGCCACCTGCGCCATTGACCATCAGGGTCACGGCTTCTCCGACGGCCTCATCGCCCACATCCCTGACATCAACCCCGTCGTCGACGACTGCATCGCCTTCTTCGACGAATTCCGCTCTCGCTTCGATCCTTCTCTTCCTTCCTTCCTCTACTCCGAATCCCTCGGCGGCGCAATCGCGCTATTAATCACTCTCCGCCTCCGCGACTCACCGGAAAATGTCTCATCCGGGAAGCCGTGGAACGGTCTGATTCTTAACGGCGCCATGTGCGGGATCAGCGAGAAGTTCAAGCCACCGTGGCCATTGGAACATTTTCTTTCTATAGCTGCGGCGATAATCCCTACGTGGCGCGTGGTTCCAACGCGCGGATCGATCCCGGACGTTTCCTTCAAAGTGGAGTGGAAGCGGAAGCTGGCGCTGGCGAGCCCGCGGAGGAAGGTGGCGCGTCCCCGAGCTTCGACGGCGCAGGAGCTGCTGCGGATATGCAGGGAGCTTCAGGGAAGGTTCGAAGAGGTTGAGGTGCCGTTTCTGGTGGTTCACGGCGGGGACGACGTTGTTTGCGACCCGGCTTGCGTGGAAGAGCTTTACGCGCGTGCCGCGAGTAAGGATAAGACGCTGAAGGTGTATCCTGGAATGTGGCACCAGCTGGTTGGGGAGCCAGAGGAGAGCGTGGAGCTTGTGTTTGGCGATATGCTTGAGTGGCTTCGTGCACGCTCTATACGCTCGGCCGTTGACGGTGGCGCGTAA